The following proteins come from a genomic window of Halomicroarcula saliterrae:
- a CDS encoding DUF5828 family protein, with translation MADIEESVSGFKTHGGWVDVVEHGERITQALKELLGDDEVATDIDDDALEEFDEWRPKTHERLDEDVNEKTAEQASIDEGKGEQAGKEPDEDLQKAGEKLTESYENLDEPDEAIDKWGESVDYVARAADSAGRKALRKVEDTVYRNVMTQIAPYYFDNPLVSANLRRIGDEDDPEYVFEVNVNDDDLKLRVSNQLADYDSDVDRWHVDTEKTTEAVEAAEGVDAVEPGEERDPKTN, from the coding sequence ATGGCAGATATCGAAGAGAGCGTCTCTGGATTCAAGACACACGGCGGCTGGGTCGACGTGGTCGAACACGGCGAGCGCATCACGCAGGCACTGAAAGAGCTCCTCGGTGACGACGAAGTCGCGACCGACATCGACGACGACGCTCTCGAGGAGTTCGACGAGTGGCGACCGAAGACCCACGAACGGCTCGACGAGGACGTCAACGAGAAGACGGCCGAACAGGCCAGCATCGACGAGGGGAAGGGCGAGCAGGCCGGCAAGGAACCCGACGAGGACCTCCAGAAGGCCGGCGAGAAACTGACCGAGTCCTACGAGAACCTCGACGAGCCCGACGAGGCCATCGACAAGTGGGGCGAGTCGGTCGACTACGTCGCCCGCGCGGCCGACTCGGCCGGTCGGAAGGCGCTGCGAAAGGTCGAGGACACCGTCTACCGCAACGTGATGACCCAGATCGCCCCGTACTACTTCGACAACCCGCTGGTCAGTGCGAACCTCCGGCGCATCGGCGACGAGGACGACCCGGAGTACGTCTTCGAGGTCAACGTCAACGACGACGACCTGAAGCTGCGCGTCTCGAACCAGTTGGCCGACTACGACTCCGACGTCGACCGCTGGCACGTCGACACCGAGAAGACGACCGAGGCGGTCGAGGCCGCCGAGGGCGTCGACGCCGTCGAACCCGGCGAGGAACGGGACCCGAAGACCAACTGA
- a CDS encoding hemolysin family protein, whose product MALPIAFESSLALQTFDIVGIAVPESAVLGGGIVTIILLIVLSAFFSSSEIAMFSLPAHRTEALVEDGVPGAKTLKALKADPHRLLVTILVGNNLVNIAMSSIATGLLGFYLSRGQAVLAATFGITAIVLLFGESAPKSYAVENTESWALRISKPLKFAEKVLLPLILFFDYLTRIVNRITGGRSAIETSYVTREEIQDIIETGEREGVLDEEEREMLQRTLRFNDTIAKEVMTPRLDMTAVAKDAPVREALETAIQSGHARLPVYEGSLDNVIGVVHIRDLVRDLDYGEKFSDEIVLADLIEPTLHVPESKNVDDLLTEMRAERLHMVIVIDEFGTTEGLVTMEDLTEEIVGEILEGEEEEPIEYIGDDTVTVKGEVNIEEVNEALGLELPEGEEFETIAGFIFNRAGRLVEEGETITYEGVEIRIEQVENTRIMKARIVKLDVEEDEAEEAQVE is encoded by the coding sequence ATGGCCCTACCCATCGCGTTCGAGTCGTCCCTGGCCTTGCAGACGTTCGATATCGTCGGCATCGCCGTCCCGGAGAGTGCCGTCCTCGGCGGCGGCATCGTCACAATAATTCTGCTCATCGTCCTCTCGGCGTTCTTTTCGTCCTCGGAAATCGCGATGTTCTCGCTCCCGGCCCACCGGACGGAGGCGCTGGTCGAGGACGGCGTGCCGGGCGCCAAGACGCTCAAAGCGCTCAAGGCCGACCCCCACCGGCTGCTCGTGACCATCCTCGTCGGCAACAACCTCGTCAACATCGCGATGTCCTCCATCGCGACCGGGTTGCTGGGCTTTTACCTCTCGCGGGGCCAGGCCGTGCTGGCGGCGACGTTCGGCATCACCGCCATCGTCCTGCTCTTTGGCGAGAGCGCCCCCAAGAGCTACGCCGTCGAGAACACGGAGTCGTGGGCGCTGCGGATATCGAAGCCGCTGAAGTTCGCCGAGAAGGTCCTGCTCCCGCTCATCCTCTTTTTCGACTACCTGACCCGTATCGTCAACAGGATAACCGGCGGTCGCTCGGCCATCGAGACCTCCTACGTCACCCGCGAGGAGATTCAGGACATCATCGAGACGGGCGAGCGCGAGGGCGTTCTGGACGAGGAGGAACGCGAGATGCTCCAGCGCACGCTCCGGTTCAACGACACCATCGCCAAGGAGGTGATGACCCCCCGCCTCGATATGACCGCCGTCGCGAAGGACGCCCCAGTGCGCGAGGCGCTCGAAACGGCCATCCAGAGCGGCCACGCGCGCCTGCCCGTCTACGAGGGGAGCCTCGACAACGTCATCGGCGTCGTCCACATCCGCGACCTCGTCCGGGACCTGGACTACGGCGAGAAGTTCTCCGATGAGATCGTCCTGGCGGATCTCATCGAGCCGACGCTGCACGTCCCCGAGTCCAAGAACGTCGACGACCTGCTGACCGAGATGCGCGCCGAACGGCTCCACATGGTCATCGTCATCGACGAGTTCGGCACCACCGAAGGGCTCGTGACGATGGAGGACCTCACCGAGGAGATCGTCGGCGAGATTCTCGAAGGCGAGGAGGAAGAGCCGATCGAGTACATCGGCGACGATACGGTCACCGTCAAAGGCGAGGTCAACATCGAGGAAGTCAACGAGGCGCTCGGCCTCGAACTGCCCGAGGGCGAGGAGTTCGAGACCATCGCCGGCTTCATCTTCAACCGCGCGGGCCGACTTGTCGAGGAGGGCGAGACCATCACCTACGAGGGCGTCGAAATCCGCATCGAACAGGTCGAGAACACCCGCATCATGAAGGCCCGAATCGTCAAACTCGACGTCGAGGAAGACGAGGCCGAGGAAGCGCAGGTCGAATGA
- a CDS encoding glutaredoxin family protein — MSEPSITLYRLQACPFCERVVRVLEELGLDYRSRFVEPMHSERDVVKRLTGKRTVPAIVDEGTGVTMSESANIVAYLERTYGSEGANTEPGAA, encoded by the coding sequence ATGAGCGAGCCATCGATTACACTCTACCGCCTGCAGGCCTGTCCGTTCTGTGAGCGGGTCGTCCGGGTACTCGAGGAACTGGGCCTGGACTACCGCTCGCGGTTCGTCGAACCGATGCACTCAGAGCGCGACGTGGTCAAGCGACTCACCGGCAAGCGGACCGTCCCCGCTATCGTCGACGAGGGCACCGGCGTCACGATGAGCGAGAGCGCGAACATCGTCGCGTATCTGGAGCGGACGTACGGAAGCGAGGGCGCGAACACCGAACCGGGGGCCGCCTGA
- a CDS encoding TRAP transporter permease, whose translation MTGTHTDDDPPAESDDQEDVEEMLQEIERRRSLQGVAAVTVAVVGISFSLFQMWLAAKGFVLSVTLPGLGRFQLAALQLLQINAVHVAFGLVLAFLLYPTSTGDGVVSRRFASLGTRTRERLGPDHPVSRGVDTVGDGLAWLALDRDMDRVTPFDLVLIAISVLAASYFITDFAEIQRMRALGLEAGRTLVEVYPLLSPVAGLLGPLADTSYAFVLGVLGVLLVLEATRRAIGLPLMLIVAAFVVYARYGYLIPGGTAYVGVLSIPRLGWNSIIQNLWYNTENGVFGIPVTVSVQFIYIFILFGAFLEMSGAGQWFIDLAYGATGTRRGGPAKASILASGFMGTISGSSIANTVTTGAFTIPLMKRSGYRPEFAGGVEASASSGGQILPPVMGAAAFLIVQYTATPFADVIIAASIPAIVFFFGVWVMVHFEATKEQIGGLDPAELVDLRQHLRNGWFYLVPISLLLYYLLVARLSVARSAWFTLIAIGALITLVAAYSHETRGRLLGLLGLLFAGTLLAQYLAGAGVLGALLGGGSGGQSLRAAFAATVGSLGGIAITAGVLTLATHPYIDAHVLDFDDAVDNAAERTARVVGSPSLTGNGLYRLGTFLGKSMESGARTAVPVVVAVAAAGIIPGVISVSGLGPNLVALIRAVAGGSLVLLLLVTAVASIILGMGMPTTVTYIILVSLLAPALVTFGVPELAAHLFILYFGVIADITPPVAVAAYAAAGVAKSDAFQTGIEAFSLSLNKAIVPFAFILAPGIVLLRPTEPGSQIYRVVRLSDFADPGFAIFEVAIPVIGVFVGVVALAATVIGFVSAPVARSRRVAFAVSSLLLMAPGLAVSGTYDVLGFIGMGGGEMTLLLDVALRAAGLALFAVLLAENRRQSEGVTETTGSPEPA comes from the coding sequence ATGACTGGCACACACACCGACGACGACCCGCCAGCCGAATCGGACGATCAGGAAGACGTCGAGGAGATGCTCCAGGAGATAGAGCGGCGGCGGTCGCTCCAGGGCGTGGCGGCCGTGACAGTCGCCGTCGTCGGCATCTCCTTCTCGCTGTTCCAGATGTGGCTCGCCGCGAAGGGGTTCGTCCTCTCGGTGACACTGCCCGGCCTCGGCCGGTTCCAGCTCGCGGCGCTCCAGTTGCTCCAGATAAACGCCGTCCACGTGGCCTTCGGACTGGTGCTCGCGTTCCTGCTGTATCCCACGTCGACCGGCGACGGCGTGGTGAGCCGCCGGTTCGCGAGCCTCGGAACCCGGACGCGCGAGCGCCTCGGGCCGGACCACCCCGTGAGCCGCGGCGTCGACACCGTCGGCGACGGGCTGGCCTGGCTCGCCCTGGACCGCGACATGGACCGGGTGACGCCGTTCGACCTGGTCTTGATAGCTATCTCGGTGCTCGCGGCGTCGTACTTCATCACCGACTTCGCGGAGATACAGCGGATGCGCGCGCTCGGGCTGGAAGCGGGCCGGACGCTCGTGGAGGTGTATCCGCTGCTTTCGCCCGTCGCGGGGCTGCTCGGTCCGCTCGCCGACACGTCGTACGCGTTCGTTCTGGGGGTGCTGGGCGTCCTGCTCGTCCTCGAAGCGACCCGACGGGCCATCGGCCTGCCGCTGATGCTCATCGTCGCGGCCTTCGTCGTCTACGCCCGCTACGGCTACCTCATTCCGGGCGGGACCGCCTACGTCGGCGTCCTCTCTATCCCGCGGCTCGGGTGGAACTCCATCATCCAGAACCTCTGGTACAACACCGAGAACGGCGTCTTCGGGATTCCGGTCACCGTCTCGGTGCAGTTCATCTACATCTTCATCCTCTTCGGCGCGTTCCTGGAGATGTCCGGTGCCGGCCAGTGGTTCATCGACCTCGCCTACGGCGCCACCGGGACCCGGCGGGGCGGCCCGGCGAAAGCGAGCATCCTCGCCAGCGGGTTCATGGGCACTATCTCGGGCTCCTCTATCGCGAACACCGTTACCACCGGCGCCTTCACCATCCCGCTGATGAAGCGGTCCGGCTACCGGCCGGAGTTCGCCGGCGGCGTCGAGGCGTCGGCGTCCTCGGGCGGGCAGATACTCCCGCCGGTGATGGGCGCCGCGGCCTTCCTCATCGTCCAGTACACGGCGACGCCCTTCGCCGACGTCATCATCGCCGCCTCGATTCCCGCCATCGTCTTCTTCTTCGGCGTCTGGGTGATGGTCCACTTCGAGGCGACGAAGGAGCAGATCGGGGGGCTGGACCCCGCGGAGCTGGTCGACCTCCGCCAGCACCTCCGGAACGGCTGGTTCTACCTCGTCCCGATCAGCTTGCTGCTGTACTACCTGCTGGTCGCGCGGCTCTCGGTCGCCCGGTCGGCGTGGTTCACACTCATCGCAATCGGGGCGCTCATCACGCTCGTGGCGGCCTACAGCCACGAGACGCGGGGGCGGTTGCTCGGGCTGCTCGGGCTCCTGTTCGCGGGGACCCTCCTCGCCCAGTACCTCGCCGGCGCGGGCGTCCTCGGGGCGCTGCTGGGCGGTGGCTCCGGCGGCCAGTCGCTGCGAGCCGCCTTCGCGGCCACCGTCGGCTCGCTGGGCGGCATCGCCATTACGGCCGGCGTGCTCACGCTCGCCACGCACCCGTACATCGACGCGCACGTCCTCGACTTCGACGATGCGGTCGACAACGCTGCCGAGCGCACCGCGAGAGTCGTCGGCAGCCCCTCCCTGACCGGCAACGGGCTCTACCGGCTGGGCACCTTCCTCGGGAAGTCGATGGAGAGCGGCGCGCGGACGGCGGTGCCGGTCGTCGTCGCCGTCGCCGCCGCTGGCATCATCCCCGGCGTCATCAGCGTCTCCGGACTGGGGCCGAACCTCGTCGCGCTCATCCGGGCGGTCGCCGGCGGCTCGCTCGTCCTGCTCTTGCTCGTGACCGCCGTCGCCTCCATCATCCTCGGGATGGGGATGCCGACGACGGTGACCTACATCATCCTGGTCTCGCTGCTCGCGCCCGCGCTGGTCACCTTCGGCGTCCCCGAGCTGGCGGCGCACCTGTTCATCCTCTACTTCGGCGTCATCGCCGACATCACACCGCCGGTGGCGGTCGCGGCCTACGCGGCCGCCGGGGTGGCCAAGTCGGACGCCTTCCAGACCGGTATCGAGGCGTTCTCGCTGTCGCTGAACAAGGCCATCGTCCCGTTCGCGTTCATCCTCGCGCCGGGTATCGTCCTGCTCCGTCCCACGGAGCCCGGCAGCCAGATCTACCGGGTCGTCAGACTGTCGGACTTCGCCGACCCGGGCTTTGCCATCTTCGAGGTCGCCATCCCGGTCATCGGGGTGTTCGTCGGCGTCGTGGCGCTGGCGGCGACGGTCATCGGCTTCGTCTCCGCGCCGGTCGCCCGGAGCCGGCGGGTGGCCTTCGCCGTGAGTTCACTGCTGTTGATGGCCCCCGGGCTGGCCGTCTCGGGGACCTACGACGTCCTCGGGTTCATCGGCATGGGCGGCGGCGAGATGACGCTCCTGCTGGACGTGGCGTTGCGGGCCGCGGGGCTGGCGCTCTTTGCCGTCCTGCTGGCCGAGAACCGTCGGCAGTCGGAGGGCGTCACCGAAACGACCGGGAGCCCCGAGCCCGCGTGA
- a CDS encoding type 1 glutamine amidotransferase domain-containing protein — translation MPSALFVVSEEGYWGEECIEPLTTLTDAGVDIEVATPSGSPPVIDERSVDPEEVGEETAERCISVHENDERLNDPSPTAQVDAVDYDAVVFPGGHGTEWDVNQDRDARRLLRDAVAHEDGTALVVCHAVGILAFTRTSTGDFLVDGRSVTGFPNEWEEGIVDDNGVMPDGRKLPYWVEDEVIAAGGEWDAELDDDTSVTVDGDLVTARGPPSSAEAARTLLDELGVEQPA, via the coding sequence ATGCCATCCGCACTATTCGTCGTCAGCGAGGAAGGCTACTGGGGCGAGGAATGTATCGAACCGCTCACGACACTCACCGACGCGGGCGTCGACATCGAGGTCGCGACGCCCAGCGGCAGCCCGCCGGTCATCGACGAGCGCTCCGTCGACCCCGAGGAAGTCGGCGAGGAGACGGCCGAACGCTGCATCTCGGTCCACGAGAACGACGAGCGGCTCAACGACCCGTCACCGACCGCGCAGGTCGACGCCGTCGACTACGACGCCGTCGTCTTCCCCGGCGGCCACGGCACCGAGTGGGACGTGAATCAGGACCGGGACGCGCGTCGGCTGCTGCGCGACGCCGTCGCCCACGAGGACGGGACGGCGCTGGTCGTCTGTCACGCCGTCGGTATCCTCGCCTTTACCCGGACGAGCACCGGCGACTTCCTCGTCGACGGCCGCTCGGTCACCGGCTTCCCGAACGAGTGGGAGGAGGGTATCGTCGACGACAACGGCGTGATGCCCGACGGCCGCAAGCTCCCCTACTGGGTCGAGGACGAAGTGATAGCCGCCGGCGGTGAGTGGGACGCAGAGCTCGACGACGACACCAGCGTCACCGTCGACGGCGACCTCGTCACGGCCCGGGGCCCGCCCTCCTCGGCCGAGGCCGCCCGGACGCTGCTCGACGAGCTCGGTGTCGAGCAGCCGGCGTAA
- a CDS encoding helix-turn-helix domain-containing protein, with amino-acid sequence MIRARFRLALREGLWVTAVSTRFPDATLRLLTGVPMGDRALELGEVRADDPDPVVEAIRTHPDITDYEALWTGDGRALAQYEAVEQGLYEFLWASSLPPEFPILVENGVMEFDLTATRDQFEAFGASLDAGDHDYELLSVVHAADGGGPLTERQRECVTAALRLGYFEVPRRCTLAEVADELDVDKSTASETIRRGTARVMGQFLLGDDRRE; translated from the coding sequence GTGATACGGGCGCGCTTCCGGCTTGCGCTCCGGGAAGGGCTGTGGGTCACAGCGGTGTCCACGAGGTTCCCGGACGCGACGCTCCGGTTGCTCACGGGCGTCCCGATGGGGGACCGAGCGCTGGAACTGGGGGAGGTTCGGGCCGACGACCCCGACCCCGTCGTCGAGGCCATCCGAACCCATCCCGACATCACCGACTACGAGGCGCTCTGGACCGGCGACGGGCGGGCCCTCGCGCAGTACGAGGCCGTCGAGCAGGGGCTCTACGAGTTTCTCTGGGCGTCCTCGTTGCCGCCGGAGTTCCCCATCCTCGTCGAGAACGGCGTCATGGAGTTCGACCTGACGGCGACCCGGGACCAGTTCGAGGCGTTCGGGGCGTCACTCGACGCGGGCGACCACGACTACGAGCTGCTGTCGGTCGTCCACGCGGCGGACGGCGGCGGCCCGCTCACGGAGCGCCAGCGCGAGTGTGTCACCGCGGCGCTCCGGCTGGGCTACTTCGAGGTCCCGCGGCGGTGTACCCTCGCCGAGGTCGCCGACGAACTGGACGTCGACAAATCGACCGCCAGCGAGACCATCCGTCGGGGCACGGCCCGCGTGATGGGACAGTTCCTGCTGGGCGACGACCGACGGGAGTGA
- a CDS encoding inorganic phosphate transporter, which translates to MVATSVLVTLIVASAASLFMAWAIGAGSSGSTPFAPAVGANAISVMRAGFFVGILGLAGAVLQGANVTETVGGGLVLFPDGGGLSAIAAIVALVTAALLVAFGIFTGYPIATAFTVTGAVVGVGLAMGGQPATAKYVEIVSLWVAVPFVGGGIAYATAWSLRHESVPEDVVVPLLGALVAGLLANVRFVLLAPGSEQASVARAVGRALGTPILPTIAVVTLLAALLGGGLLYRDVRNDTAAGQRHFLLVLGGLVAFSAGGSQVGLALGPLLPLLDSGPASVVPITGVLLFGGLGLLIGSWTGAPRMIKAIAQDYSSLGPRRSIAALIPSFIIAQTAVFFGLPVSFNEIIVSAIVGSGAAAGDGEVSRGKMGKTVLAWLGSLVLAFALSYGVFFAVDTLA; encoded by the coding sequence ATGGTAGCGACGAGTGTGCTGGTGACGCTCATCGTAGCGTCCGCGGCGAGCCTGTTCATGGCGTGGGCAATCGGGGCGGGTTCCTCGGGGTCCACGCCGTTCGCGCCGGCGGTCGGCGCCAACGCTATCTCGGTGATGCGGGCCGGGTTCTTCGTCGGCATCCTCGGGCTCGCCGGCGCGGTGTTACAGGGCGCGAACGTCACCGAGACCGTCGGTGGCGGGTTAGTACTGTTCCCCGACGGCGGCGGTCTCTCCGCGATAGCGGCTATCGTCGCGCTCGTGACGGCGGCCCTGCTCGTGGCGTTTGGCATCTTCACCGGCTACCCGATAGCGACGGCCTTCACCGTCACCGGCGCCGTCGTCGGCGTCGGGCTGGCGATGGGCGGCCAGCCCGCCACGGCGAAGTACGTCGAAATCGTCTCGCTGTGGGTCGCGGTGCCCTTCGTCGGCGGCGGCATCGCCTACGCGACGGCGTGGTCGCTTCGTCACGAGTCCGTCCCCGAAGACGTCGTGGTCCCGCTGCTGGGCGCGCTCGTCGCCGGGCTGCTCGCGAACGTCCGCTTCGTCCTGCTCGCGCCCGGCTCCGAGCAGGCCTCCGTCGCGCGAGCGGTCGGACGGGCGCTCGGGACGCCGATACTGCCGACGATAGCCGTCGTCACGCTGCTGGCGGCGCTGCTCGGCGGCGGCCTGCTCTACCGGGACGTGCGAAACGACACCGCGGCCGGGCAGCGCCACTTCCTGCTCGTGCTCGGCGGCCTGGTCGCGTTCTCGGCGGGCGGGAGCCAGGTCGGGCTCGCACTGGGTCCGCTGCTCCCGCTGCTCGACTCGGGGCCGGCGTCGGTCGTCCCAATCACCGGCGTCCTGCTCTTCGGTGGTCTCGGCCTGCTTATCGGCTCCTGGACCGGCGCCCCGCGGATGATAAAGGCCATCGCGCAGGACTACTCCTCGCTGGGCCCCAGGCGCTCTATCGCCGCGCTCATCCCGAGTTTCATCATCGCCCAGACCGCGGTGTTTTTCGGGCTCCCCGTCTCCTTCAACGAAATCATCGTCTCGGCCATCGTCGGCTCCGGCGCGGCCGCCGGCGACGGCGAAGTGAGCCGCGGCAAGATGGGCAAAACCGTACTGGCGTGGCTCGGCTCGCTCGTGCTCGCCTTCGCGCTCTCGTACGGCGTCTTCTTCGCCGTCGATACGCTCGCCTGA
- a CDS encoding TAXI family TRAP transporter solute-binding subunit yields MSRRTTRRRLLRLTGLAGVAALAGCGGNGGSGGGGGNRLSWHAGGTGGTYFPLSNEFKTVVEGRTDYTLNVQSTGASVENVGNLASGDADFALIQNDIASFAKNGTGIDAFEGSPVESLRGVATLYPETITIVTLGSTGITQMSDLSGATINTGDLGSGTQVNALQILDAVGISDFTEQNASFSQAADQLRNGDIDAAFVVGGWPVGAIEDLANTNDVVLVPIEGQNRQSVKDAASWFSDDTIPAGTYTGVEQAVETVAVQAMIATRAGMAEATVREVTAAIFDNTGELTIKTDFITKDSAQDGMSIELHPGAAAYFGTGAGTGTGTATGTGMGN; encoded by the coding sequence ATGTCACGCAGAACGACACGGCGGCGGTTACTGCGGCTTACCGGCCTCGCTGGTGTCGCCGCGCTGGCAGGTTGTGGCGGAAACGGTGGGTCGGGCGGTGGCGGTGGGAACCGGCTCTCCTGGCACGCTGGGGGGACCGGCGGGACCTACTTCCCGCTCTCGAACGAGTTCAAGACCGTCGTCGAGGGCCGGACCGACTACACGCTGAACGTCCAGTCAACCGGCGCGAGCGTCGAGAACGTCGGTAACCTCGCCAGCGGTGACGCCGACTTCGCGCTCATCCAGAACGACATCGCCTCCTTCGCGAAGAACGGCACCGGCATCGACGCCTTCGAGGGGAGCCCCGTCGAGAGCCTGCGGGGCGTCGCGACGCTGTACCCCGAGACCATCACCATCGTCACGCTGGGGAGTACCGGCATCACGCAGATGTCGGACCTCTCGGGGGCGACCATCAACACCGGCGACCTCGGGTCGGGGACGCAGGTCAACGCCCTCCAGATTCTGGACGCGGTGGGTATCAGCGACTTCACCGAGCAGAACGCATCCTTCTCGCAGGCGGCCGACCAGCTTCGCAACGGCGACATCGACGCTGCGTTCGTCGTCGGCGGCTGGCCCGTCGGCGCCATCGAGGACCTCGCGAACACCAACGACGTCGTCCTCGTCCCCATCGAGGGGCAGAACCGCCAGTCAGTCAAAGACGCCGCGTCGTGGTTCTCCGACGACACCATCCCGGCGGGCACCTACACTGGCGTCGAGCAGGCTGTCGAGACGGTCGCGGTGCAGGCCATGATAGCCACGCGGGCGGGGATGGCCGAGGCGACGGTCCGGGAGGTGACCGCGGCCATCTTCGACAACACGGGCGAGCTCACCATCAAGACCGACTTCATCACGAAGGACAGCGCTCAGGACGGGATGTCCATCGAGCTCCACCCCGGCGCCGCGGCGTACTTCGGCACCGGGGCAGGCACCGGCACCGGCACTGCCACTGGCACCGGCATGGGGAACTGA
- a CDS encoding L-threonylcarbamoyladenylate synthase: MSDDIDPGAFDAAEDIDDAATAIREGALVVYPTETVYGLAADATDPDAIERLFEAKGRSRDKPVSLAVPDVDSALDYVDPTDREEAFMREFLPGPVTVVAERRESVPDALTDGAPRVGVRVPDHLVALALLEAVAPLTATSANVSGNPSATTVDELDAITEAAAVVLDGGETGGTGSTVVDVAAGTVHRRGANADAVERWLEAN, from the coding sequence GTGAGCGACGATATCGACCCGGGCGCGTTCGACGCGGCGGAGGACATCGACGACGCGGCCACAGCCATACGCGAGGGTGCGCTCGTGGTCTACCCGACCGAGACGGTGTACGGGCTGGCTGCCGACGCCACCGACCCTGACGCCATCGAGCGGCTGTTCGAGGCCAAGGGGCGCTCCCGTGACAAGCCCGTCTCGCTCGCGGTGCCGGACGTGGACAGCGCACTCGACTACGTCGACCCGACCGACCGCGAGGAGGCGTTCATGCGCGAGTTCCTCCCGGGGCCCGTGACGGTCGTCGCCGAGCGTCGCGAGTCGGTCCCCGACGCACTCACCGACGGCGCACCCCGCGTCGGCGTCCGCGTTCCGGACCATCTCGTGGCGCTGGCCCTGCTGGAAGCGGTCGCGCCGCTGACGGCGACGAGCGCGAACGTCTCGGGGAACCCGAGCGCCACGACCGTAGACGAACTGGACGCCATCACCGAGGCGGCGGCCGTGGTACTCGACGGCGGCGAGACCGGCGGGACGGGCTCGACCGTGGTGGACGTCGCGGCGGGCACCGTCCACCGCCGCGGCGCAAACGCCGACGCCGTCGAACGCTGGCTCGAAGCGAACTAG
- a CDS encoding DUF1850 domain-containing protein codes for MPTARTVALAAVALVALAAAPAVPTGRALVVADAETGEAYLQTPVENGTAVTLAYTHSVEKTPVRDVYVVDGDRLVAARMTFESYGWGLPSRANVTREDGRFVSDPSGAYQRITVAPGDVAGHRLRVGNRSYDLVGLTDERSVDIHITRRSAVAAAADSL; via the coding sequence ATGCCCACCGCCCGCACCGTCGCACTTGCCGCCGTCGCACTGGTCGCACTCGCGGCCGCCCCGGCCGTGCCGACCGGACGCGCCCTCGTCGTCGCGGACGCCGAGACCGGCGAGGCCTACCTGCAAACGCCGGTCGAGAACGGGACCGCCGTCACCCTCGCGTACACCCACAGCGTCGAGAAGACTCCGGTCAGAGACGTCTACGTCGTCGACGGCGACCGCCTCGTCGCCGCGAGGATGACCTTCGAGTCCTACGGCTGGGGGTTACCGAGTCGCGCGAACGTCACGCGAGAGGACGGCCGCTTCGTCTCCGACCCGTCCGGGGCCTACCAGCGCATCACCGTCGCGCCCGGCGACGTCGCCGGCCACAGGCTGCGCGTGGGGAATCGGAGCTACGACCTCGTCGGCCTGACCGACGAGCGCTCGGTCGATATCCACATCACCCGGCGGTCGGCGGTCGCGGCCGCCGCTGACTCACTATGA
- a CDS encoding redoxin domain-containing protein, with translation MVELGFDVVELGPADHPEAGDQAPDFTRPLVNDEYWEDTSLSAVCAESDDPVVLVFHAMDGAFPATYLWNEVRDRGWHEDATVVGCSISTPYAHKDLLDERGVAGEARLFSDPANGIAEAYGIDMALDGMAGVAEPRPAVFVLDSDRTIEYAWVGEEWPAFPDYDDVEAQL, from the coding sequence ATGGTCGAGCTCGGCTTCGACGTGGTGGAACTCGGTCCGGCAGACCACCCCGAGGCGGGCGACCAGGCCCCCGACTTCACACGACCGCTGGTGAACGACGAGTACTGGGAGGACACCTCGCTGTCGGCGGTCTGTGCCGAGAGCGACGACCCCGTGGTCCTCGTGTTCCACGCCATGGACGGGGCGTTCCCGGCGACGTACCTCTGGAACGAGGTCCGCGACCGGGGCTGGCACGAGGACGCGACCGTGGTCGGGTGCTCTATCTCGACGCCGTACGCCCACAAGGACCTCCTCGACGAGCGCGGCGTCGCGGGCGAGGCCCGTCTGTTCTCGGACCCGGCAAACGGCATCGCCGAGGCCTACGGCATCGACATGGCCCTCGACGGGATGGCCGGCGTCGCCGAGCCACGCCCCGCCGTCTTCGTCCTCGACTCGGACCGCACTATCGAGTACGCGTGGGTCGGCGAGGAGTGGCCCGCCTTCCCCGACTACGACGACGTCGAAGCACAGCTGTGA